The DNA region AGTAATTCAAACATGAAACAGCAATCCACATCTTCGGGTAACTGATAACCCAAAGAGTTCCATGTCTGCCAAAACAGCTTGTTGAACGTGAGGTTGTTGTAACTGTTAATAACCCCCTCAGCATCGGGGCTACCTGAAGTAGAAATTTCCCACTTAGAAGAATAAGGATTAAAATACAATACAACTAAGGAACCATCAAGCTTTTCATAGACTTTGGCTGTAGACCAATCTATCGTAGCGGCATTAGGTTCGCCGTAGTTAAAGAACTTATCAAAGGGATAGGAGATGATAGACCAATTTTGATCTTCATCTAAGATAATCCCTCTACATTGCTGCACTACCTTTTCACTAAGGGGCGAGTTGAGGAAATCATAACTAAGCAAGACTAGATTGGGATAAACAGTATGCCTTTTGACTTTAATAAAATATTCTTCTGTAAGACGGTTTAAGCCGTGCTTAGTTAGATATTCAATAAGTTCCATAAACCAGATATTAGCTGTAGCCTGATTATACTACTAATATATTACATAAATTTGTCG from Microcoleus sp. FACHB-831 includes:
- a CDS encoding RNA ligase; translation: MELIEYLTKHGLNRLTEEYFIKVKRHTVYPNLVLLSYDFLNSPLSEKVVQQCRGIILDEDQNWSIISYPFDKFFNYGEPNAATIDWSTAKVYEKLDGSLVVLYFNPYSSKWEISTSGSPDAEGVINSYNNLTFNKLFWQTWNSLGYQLPEDVDCCFMFELLTPYNIVIVRPKVSAIVLHGVRNLPSLKEDNPEIFAAKYDWECVQRFDLSSWEDVLAASSNLDPLASEGYIAILLG